The Lagopus muta isolate bLagMut1 chromosome 28, bLagMut1 primary, whole genome shotgun sequence genome includes the window aggcagcccattgcagtaccagccactcttttggagaagcagtctttcctaacgtccagcctgaatctcccctggtgcaacttccCTTGAATCCTATCGCGAGTTACGTGAGAGAGAGTTAGCAGTGGAAGTGCCTGATGTGTGTGGGACAGCCCTGACTTGGCTAACGGTGCTGCAGGAGTGGAACAGTGTTCACGTAGACGGCGGGGAGCTTGTTCTTGTGAAATGGTGCCTTGTGCTCCAAGAATCTCTCTGACTTTGTGTCATGGACTCTTCCTCCTGGTTTTCAGTGTGTACAGAGGCATTGCTAATGAAGAACAGACCTCTTCCTAGGCCATGGAAAGGAAGGTGCTTGcaaagcaaaggcaggcaggtgcATGCAAAGCTAACGCAGCTGTGGGCTTGGTTAGCAAAGGGAAGCATGTGCATGCTTCCAAAGCAAAGGCAGATAGAGGCATGTAATGCAAAGGCAGGTGGGTGCTTGAGAAGCCGTATCAGGTAGAGCTGAAGATGCTTGAGCTGTGTGAGAGCTGTGAGAGTGGGATGGAGAGCTCCTGGCCAAGAAGAAGCCTGCGGTCCTAGCTGCCCGGGGAGAGGGTGAGATTGCTAAAGGGAGGGAGGATTCTTTGAGTTATCTGAGGGGTCTAGAAAGGGAGCTGAAAGGTTTGGGGCTcccttgctgtgctctgcccaggCTGTGACAGTGCTGGGGTTTGTTTTGGAGtcactctgaaaacaaaatgaggcAAGGGGGTTTCAGTGCAGTCTGAAGCCCTGCAACTCTGCTGTcggggctgcagcccagggtagGTGCCCTGTCCCCACAGCTGCTGACCAcgttctttccttctctgcagtgacCACGGCCAGCCCCACGAAGATGCTTTACGTCATGTCAGACACCCAGCTGTCTGCTGCACGGACCGTGTCTGTGATGGGTGAGGCTACCTCAGTCCCTCTCAAACTGCCAGGCATCCAACCTTCCTGCTCCGCCAGCTCTCCCACTAGCCCTGCCACCTTTGCTACCTCCCCATGTTGTGTCGTGTCATGGTGATCTGTGGTGCTGGGCCAGGCCTGAGCTCCCCTCCCTGACAGCAGGCCCGTTTCTGAAATCTCTACTCATTTCCTCATTCTGCTGGCTCATTCTATTTACAGGTTTGTGTCCTTTACTTTTCTTGGGTAATTTAGGACTGGTTTAAAGCAGCTGTATTTGCTATTGCCTTTGTCTGCAGTTACCCTTGTGGGTCATGGTGATGGGATACCCTTTTGGGTTAGGTTTAAAGGCCAAGAGTTACCTCTTTATGGAAGGGGAAATGGTGGAATGGCCATCCctagttcaaggagtgtttaggtgttgtactgagggacaccatttagtgggaaatgttggtgatagggggacagttggactgggtgatcttagatGTTGTTTCTCAGTGGAGATCCCCGCCTACCTGAgtccttctgaaggtaagcagctccTTGCCTTGATTTCTGTGCCCACGGCTGTTGCCTTTGAGCAGATTCTCCCTTGCTGCAGCCTTGGACCTCGCTCCTCTGCTGTGGTGGCTGTGCTTTCCATCGCGCCTGGCCTCATTGGGCTCAACCCTGCTGACGGATAGATGTGTTGGTTTGGTTGGGGTGGTTGCAGTAGCTAATGGCAAAACCATTTCCTGAGTGCAACTAAAGAGATAAGTGAGAAAACAAGAGAGTCTCGAGAGGAAAGAGTGACTGATGGCAGTGCTGTCCTGGAAGCTACAGTGGAAGCAGTAGAGAGGCCGATAGTGGCTGTTGGTGTCAGTAGAGCGATACGAGTCTGTGTGTAAATGGTGGTTCTTAGAGCTGTGTTAATTCCTTGGAGAGGCCTAGCATTGTGGAGGTACTTGTACTGACAGTTGTTTGACTCAGGAATGAAGTGTGTTTCCCAGTTTGTGATAACCTGATAGCGTTGTGTTTGcttgtgcagctgtgctctgtgcattgTAGAGCTGTCAGACAGATGTGGGTTCATTTGCCACTCTCTCAGCAGGAATGAGACTAGTAATACTTTCTGTAAGtgcatttcagttgaaaaaatgattttgttttggcTGTAGAAAGGCTGTATTTGAGGGATTTTGGTGGACTTGAGCTAACAGGACAAGGATTCTATTGGCAACTGCTTTGTGTGACATGGAAAGGCTATACTTTGTTTTAGGGATGGAGCGTGGGATTCAATTGACTCTTACTGAGAAAGGGGGAAGTGGAAAGCCTCTGTGGGTAAGAACGTTTTGTGAGCTGTAGTTTGGGTACCTTCATCTAAGTAGGACTGTATGAAAGGGTGCGTGTGATGGAGGAGAGCGGGAAGTGCCTTGTGTGGACTGTAAGAAAGGCATAATGTTACAGAGTGGAGAGGCAAATTTAAGAAACTCTGCTTGAAAACTTGAAGGTAGTGGCTGGCTGTGCTAAAATCTTCTTCCAAAGAGTTGCTCTTAAgtatttcctgctttctctctgcGAGAAACTGACGCCAGTGGCCTTCCGCTGCAGCGTGGCCGTGCGGAAGGGCTGGGGAACAAGACAGAGCTAGAGAAGGCACCAAAGAGAGCTACAGGTACACAGCAGGCACCTGGACTTGATGCACTGTCTTTCTGCGCAggctttctgtttgttcattCCTAGGACAGTTGTCTGCAGTTTGCATCCCAGCTTTCTCCCAAGCCCTGGCTGCACGCAAATGCAAGCAatcagaggaagagaaggaaaaagcagaggagTGGGCTTCTGAGAAAAGAGCTGAGGGGGAGCATGAGGAGCTTGAGgcagtgtttcagaaaagtagtgCTTTCGCTTAGGATTGTCTGAGATTTCCTTGCCCTGGGTTATGATTGTGTGTAGCTGTTGGTTTCTTGGTGCCTGTGTATCCGTTGGTACACAGATGAGTGTGTGGAAAGGACAGCTGAGAGTGCAGGACATGGCAATGTATTTCTCCTGGCCAAATGTGCTGAAGTACTGGAAGGATTGTGAGAAAGACCAGAGAGAATtcaagctggacatgaggaagtattacttttcggaaagggtggtcaggcactggaatggactgccagggaggtggtggagtcaccgagcctggggtgttgaaggaaagaCTGGACGTTgtgctgagggacgtggtttagtgggagctgttggtaagaggtgaacggttggactggatgagcttggaggtcttttccaaccttggtgattctatgattctgtgaaagagaagagaacCTGGATTTCTCTTGCACAATAAGTCTGTATCAGTTGTGTCTCCTTTCACTGAGCTGAACGCACGGTGTGTGTGAAGCCTTCTGATGGGAAACCCATGGTCCCCACAAAGTGGGCgcagaagcaaaatgaagctGAGATGCATCTGTGTGCTGAGTCCTAGTGCTACTGCggaaaaagcagctttggtAAGAATAGTGGTGAAGGCAGGAGAGGGTATGGAAGGTTTAGACTGCTCTTAGAGGCAAGGTGGAAGTTTCAAATGTTGTGCAGGTTCAGCACGCTCCTACTGCTTTGGTGTGCCGCACCTGCCTGCCCTGTCAGCACTACgtcaggctttttttcctttgtaaggTAGGAAAACCAATTTCTGGctaggagaagaagaaatgcaacaaTCTTCCCTGCATTGCTCCTTGGGTAATGGGTGCTGATGAGCAGTCCTTGTATTGGAATAATGTATTGTTGTTTGATCTTTCTGTCCTTGCACTCTTTTAGCAACTGGGGTGTTGATGCAGCTGCACGTATCTCCTGTTTTGtccttctgctttgtgtaaaaGAAATGTCCAGTATGCAATCTCTGTGTGAAATTTTCTTGaagtattttactttatttgcCACTAGGAAGCAATGGCTTGGAAGTGACGGCGGTGTCACCCAGCAGCCCACACAGTGACCTGATGTCTCATTGCTTGGGTCTGTTAAAAGCCACCCTGATGAGAAAAGAACGTTTGCACGGATTCTGTGCTGACTGTGTCAGTCCAGCCCTGAGGAGCGGTGTGGACACGGCATGGCAGGGAGAAGGCAGTTCCCTTCTGATGGGAAAGTGCCCGAGGAATGTTGGCATCCCGTGTGTTGGTGCCCCATGCCCGCTCCATGCCCGTGCCCCACGCGCTGCTGAACGGGCAGCTCAGCTTTTGTGTCATTCAGCCAcctgtggcagagcagagcaggctttCTGCAGGCATAGGCAATCATCCCATCACTTTCTGCCTTATAAGGAGTAGAAAACCTTTTCATTTTGGAGTCCTACTTACTGGAGCTTAACCATCTCCGGTGAAGCAGATGTCATTTTTCTTGTATCCTTCAATTCTGAGTGCATATGCTCCCAAAAGCAAAAGAGTTTGGAGGTAACCACGAACAGTTCAGTGGGCgatttcagtgtttatttctgaTTGTGACAGTTACTTCAGTTTAGAGGTCACAATCGATGTACTGTGCCTGTTTTAATTCTGACCAAGGTTGTAGTTGTAGCTGACTTCCCAAGGCTGCAATACGTGGTGGTGACACAGCCGTGGGCTTCTGCATTGGCATTAATcccacatttcctttctgtgcctTGCAGGTCAGCTTGTGCTGGAAGTGGACGGCATCAGAGTGTGAGTGAaggtcagtgcaggagcagctgttgGTGGGGGGGAGGAAGTCCAGGCTAACGGActctgcagcatctcccagtACTGTACCAGAGGAGGCGAGAATGATGTCAGGGGGCTCCCCGGCGGGAAAGTGGCTCATCCAAATGCTTGCTGACGGTTTGAAAGCCCAAACCCTTCCAGCCTCCACCCTGTAGGCAGCTCGGAGGCAGCATCTCCTTTGTCCGACTGTGCAGCACCTGAGCAAGAGGGTGACCTGAGCTGGCTGCACAAGAGTCATCTTAACTTCTTTGTTATTTTACTTCAGATAACCCCATTGGGTGACCCTGCAGTTGGTTTCTTAAAATTTGGACGTAGGAGATGACCTTTACTTATGATGGGGGCCCAGAAGTGCTGCGGGCACTCTCAGAGGTCCCAATGGTTTCTGGGGTGGGAGCGTTTGTCCCACAGCtggtgagcagagctggtgctgcacGCAGAGACTGGGCTCTGGACCTTTCTTGAGAGAGATCACCCTGTGAGAGCAccggcagcactgctgtggcgTGTGCGTGAGCTGGGCACAGCTCAGGTTGAGCAGGCCGAGCCGGTGAACTGGGTTTGGTGCTgggtggctgctgggaggtgtctcagcagaaaagctgggctgCGTGGGCCTGCCGTGTCAGCCCTTGTCCCAGCTGGTGGTGAGAGCGGGGGGAGGCTGATGGGTGCTGCCCACTGTCCCTGCTGCTCTTACCATGTGGTACAGCAGCGCTGTGGCGTGTGAGCTGGGAGGGACAAGGACAGCCGCTGAGCCTGGCTAAGGCAGAGCTGAGGTTTGTGGAGCACGTGGGTCATGCCAGTGTAGCTACTGCAGCTGCAGTAGGAGTGGAAGACAAAGGGAGTTTTCTCCATGACAGCAACACCAGCCATTTGCTTCAAGGTGTATAACTATTGAGGAGATGGCCCTTGCTGTCAGAAATCAGGGCAGCTGTACAGAATCTAGATGTATTTTGGGGATGGTTCTTGTAACCAGCTGATTTCGAGACACTGTCGTACTTGAGAGTCTAAAGTGCATGAtagaagaaagctgggaaaatgcttCTCCTTGCTGTTTTTCACTTGCAGATTCTTTCTTTATGGATCCTTTCCAAAAGGAGATTTTCGGGATTGAGGCAGTTGAAGAAAGAGTGAAGCCAGGGGCAGTCCCTGTGGAGAGGACCTCAGGAACTGAGCTTCCCCACCACTGTCTCAGCAAGGAGACAGACGCAGTTCCCATTCCTGCTCTGCACATGGAAAGGTATGGCTGGGTTTctttgtttgggttttcttcctttctctcactTTGAAGGGGAAAAGTTGGAGCAGGGGAAGCCTTACTGGCCCTTTGTTACTTGCGTAACTGGTTGGATTCTGCGTGTGCTGCAACAGGAGAGCAGAGCCAGGCTCCTTAACCTGCTGGGGCAGGGTGGGAGCCGAGAGTGGGCACTGCCCTCCTGCCAGCTGCACCTGGTTATGGTTTGGCAGGCCCCTGCTGCCCTGGATTTCAGCTGAGAGGTTTGTTCTAGCTGCCTGCAGTAGTAAAAGATAGGGAAGAAATGGAAGTCAAGAGCTAAGGCTCTACACGGTAACTTTGCATGGATTGAACTGTGGCACCTGAAGACACAGGTCCATTCCTGAATAATGCTGGCATTTTGCAGGTGTGTTGGTTTCACCCCTGAACTGATGTCTGTGAGCACCTGTCTTCTCCACCTGAACAGTAAGAAAGCTGGATATGCCCAGGAATTGCAGCAGTTGCTGTGAATACTCTCccaaatgtttgtttcttttagtgATAACTAATGGCTCAGCACTGTGATCTCCTGTCTCTGGCATGATCTGGAACGCTGCATCTCTTTGCAGATGTTGGGTGCCTGTTTCTATGGACTCATGAGCACTCACAGAGGTCACAACTGCTGCAGGGGTGGGAGTGTACCACAGCTGGTATTTCCAGAGAGCCTCTAAATGCCTGTAGAAATCACAGGAATTtctcctttgcatttcttttctttgcttagCTTTTTAGTCGTCATTGtcatatatttcttctttcctttgagaaatTTGGGATGgcagtttcttgttttttacTGTCTTTGAATCAATTGTTTTGCCATGCTATTGCAATCTATGTCTTGGCTTTTTCAATGCTATTCCCTTGCTCTGCCACCTAGTTTTTGTTgggctttttcccctttccattttcactttctttacTGCCCCGTTTCACTATGCCTTattgtcactttttttcctttttatttattcttttccttcccccttttttcAAATCAGTTTTCACAGCATGACGTTGAGTTTCTCTTCTTTAATaccttacatttttttctcctcctctcacttagcttgcctttccttacctgacATTAGCCCTCTGGTTCTTCATTCCTACATCCTGGCTGTCCTCGCCTCTTTTCCTCGGCGTAAAGACTGGAGTAGTCTTTCCACATCCCCATTggaagaagaacttcagaagatcccAGACCCAGTGAGTAACATGGTGAGCAACACGATCTTCACTGACGGTCAGAGGGCTTCATTAATTAAGTAGTGATGGAGGGGAAGTGGGACTGAAGGAGGAGGGCTGAAGCAGAGGGAGTCATCGGTCATCAGAGAGGAGATTTGAGGTGCTTAAGTGAGGGGATTTGGGGACTCCATGTTGGGTAGAGATGGAGAGGAAGTGGGACTGCAGGAGAAGGGCTGAAGCAGATCCAAGTGAGGGGCAATTGGCTGCGATAAGGGAGGGGGTAAAAGGAGAGTGACGTGGGGACATCGTGGCCATGGAGGTGGAAGAGAGGGTGAAGGGTTTGGCAAGAACTGGAAGGAGGAACTgggagaaagcagagggagGGTATTGGGGCTGCTTGGCAGCATGGGGTGCTCCGTCCCGTAGGATTTTGGaggaggcagcacagaggagatggagagatCCATGGGTGCAGGACGTGGGGTGCGGGGCACGGAGCTGGGGACCCCTCCCAGCACCTAGGGGTGGCCTCTGCCAGGCAGGGACAGATGTGAGCGGTTCCTCAgggtcttccttcttcttcagaGGACTCCATTGGTCAGCAGAGGATGTCGGAAGGTGTCAGTGACCATGGAGAAGCCTTGTCCGTGCAGGGTTTGTGCCCCAGGACtttgggcaggaggagggctggcagcagcccagggcaggatGTGGGtcccctggggacagcagccacagcccctgTCCCACCTCCTCAGTGACCCTGGGCCATCCGTATTCAGCTCGAGAccctgctcctctgcaccaCAGAGCACGAGGGAAGGTCTGGGGGTGGCAGTGGTCCCCCTGGAAAGGGGTGGGGGGATGGtgccctccatcccatccatccccaggCCCTGACGCCCAGTGCTCAGGGCTCCGGAGAGCCCCAGGGGCTGCCAAATTTGATGCGTGTCATGAAGTGCTTCGTAAGGACAAAGCAGTGGAACGTCTTTATCCTCAAGAGAAGagtttttaaaagtcagatGGGCTCTGCTATAGAAGCAGATGTCAAATGTGGCTTTTCTCCACGGAAAACTGATGCCTGGCAACTTGGAGACTAACGTATATGTGTATAGAgatgttttttcccttttgatttTAATAGTAAACTGAGTCTATACTTTTAATTCATGatgaaatgctaaaaatgtGTACTCTTGTTTTCTGCCAGTGCTTGGCTGATGGAGTTTTTGGCCGTTCTGTGGCATGGAATGCAACCAGCATGGAAGCATCGTTTGTCGCTGTGGATTCTGAGTCAGATTTCTCACCCTGTGCTCATGATGGGTAAGAGTTCATTGCCCTTCatgcttgtttctcttttctaattGCTCTTATGGTGCCTTATAGGGTGAGatgtattttgttaaaataacatGTAAGGTTTAAATTCTCATGCACAGTTCAGTGCAGCTGGGGATGTTAAGTATAAAACTGAGCAGACAGGAGAAAAAGTGCATATGAATAGATAGAGGGCATTAACCAAATCTGTAAGTAACCTTACTTCTGTGCCAGCATGGAGTTGCGGCACTTCTTAGCAGTGTGAAGTTTGGTCGGGAAGTCACGTGCTGTAGTTTTCGGGAGCAGCACCTCCTTGTGATGTATGGTGTGGGAAACCTGCGAGGTTCTGTTGGGAAAGTATTGCCATGCTTGGGATTCCCGGAAATAAGTATGTTTTTGTCCATGCTGGCATCTGTACAGCGCCTGAAAATAGTAACAGAACTGAAGCGCTTCCATATCAAATAATTGAGTTGGTTTGGCTGACTGAAGcagtcagctctgctgaagccaGTGGCATCAGATGGGACACATATTCAGATGAGCTGCACAAAAGGTACTGGCTCCACATTTTGCTGTACAGTGGGGAGCAGAAAAGCACTTGAAGATTCAGCTTTCACACTGCGCTGTGTTGCTCTTCAGCCTGTTACCTGAACTGTGGGCTGTATGCGGTGCTGCAATTGCTGCTAGGATTTAAGCACATCTCCTGATCTTGGTCTCCTCTTTgtcactttctctcttttttagcAAGTCTGGAGGAAGCTGAGAGTACCAACCTTTTGTGTTTTCCGCTAGGAATGTCACTCATCTTcaagattttcctttcagcttggTTAAATAGCATTGCACCAGGCTCACTCGCTTGCTGTGTGTTCCAGATTTGCATCCTGAACGTGGAAATGATTTATGAATTTCTCACATACTTTATCTTACACTAGATTAGTTGTAGATGTTTTTACATAAGTGAAGACTAAGTCTGTATAAATGATGGTTGATGCTCTGCTGTCACCTTGGAAATGGGTTGTACCGTTTTAGTGTTTTAATTCTGGTCTATTATGACTGCTAAATATTTGTGGGCTGAACTTAACAGCCTCGTCTTGGAATTGGTTGGAATTATATCAGTTGCTCTACAAATTGTTTCTACAGGCAGCTGTGAATATTCTTTCAGATTTGTTAgggtaaaatgtatttttataaacttAGAACATTTGCCAAAGACCTTTTCTGTCCAAGGAGTACCCAGCTTTCCTGGTGGCAGTCTGTTCAGTTGTGCTAAGTTGGCCAAACCACTCAGGATTCACCAGCCTTGGGACTTGCACAGCATTACgaaaacatttctgttgctttggcACGTGCTTTGGCATCCTTGAGTCTCTCATTAAGAAACTAACATTTGATTATTAACAAGACAGACTTTTTTCTAAAATCCGTACTGAGTTTTTGTGATCAAAGACGCAGTGAAAACACACATTTTGTCATCAGGACAACGCTATTCTGAATGAAGATATATTAAGATATATGAAGCCATTTCTTGTGGAAATTGCTTGAAGTTGAACCTGATGCAGATCagcaagagcaagtgtagagtcttgcagCTGGGGAATAAGGACTGCGTGCAAGAGCACAGTCAGGGGctggagctctgtggagaaggagctgggggtcctggtggacaacaggttggccgtgagccagcagcgtgccctggtggccaagaaggccaatgggatcctaGGGTGCATTGCAGAGCGTGGCTGGCAGGTGGAGGGAGGCCGTCCTCCCCTCTGCGgtgctctggtgaggccgcagcTGCAGTGCGATGTCCGGTGCTGGGCTCCTCAGTGCACAAgagacagggaactgctggagagagtccaATGGAGGTCCGCAAAGGTGATAATGGgcttggagcatctcccctgcgAGGAGAAACTggaagagctggggctgttcagtctggagaagagaaggccgAGAGAGGATCTGATCACGGTGATCAGTGTCTGCAGTGGGAGAGTCGAGTCAGTGCGGGCAGTGTGTGACAGAGCCTCTGTGTTCTGCCAAGGCCGCCCAGCCGCGCTTCCACTGCCTGtaattccttctttccctcagtCTGACCAGCAGGTACTTGCCCAGCCATGCcagtttcctgcctcctctACTTGATTTCTTATTCCGGAGGTTGCAGAGCTCTTGTGTTCTCAGAAAGAGAGCATCCTGaaggagctgccagctctgctgcgtTCCTTGTCCCTAAGGACAACTTCCCAGGGGATCTCATACAGCAACTCCCTAAGCAGCCTGAAGTTTGCTCTGCTGAAGGTCAGGGTCCTgactgctctttgccaggcacATATTCCTTGAGGTCACAGATATGACCAGGGCATGGTAGCTGCAGCCCAACCTGCCTCTAATCTTAATCTCTTTATTGATCTCTTCTGAATCTGTGAGCTCCTGGCCCAGTAACCCTTCTCCTCTGGTCAGTTTGTCTGAGACCTGGGCCAGCAAGTTCTTGTCAGTGGGCTCTGGGAGTCTCCTGGACTGCTTGCAGCTCACATGGGGAAATCAACAGGAGGAGTTAGAAACTGTGGCACCATTGGGAAAGCATGGCCTAATTGCTAttacagaaacatggtgggatgaatGCCATGATTGGAATACCCTGATTGAGGACTACAGGCTGTTCAGAAGGGATGGACAGGGTAGGAGGGGTGGCGGAGTTGCCCTCTGTGTTAGGAAGTAGCTGGATTGCGAAGGGCTGCGTCTGAGGAACAGCCAGGATCGGGTCGAGAGCTTGTGGGCAAAAATCAAGGATCGGTCCAGCCGAGGGCATGCAGTGGTTGGGGTCCGCTATAGGCCACCCGATCAGGAGGAGCCTGTTGGTGAgaccttcttgcttcagctgcaggaggtgttGTGCTCgcgggctcttgtcctgatgggggatttcaaccacccgGATGCCTGCTGGGAGGGCAGCGTGGCGCGTGGCAGACAATGCAGGAGATTCCTGGAGAGTCTGTTGAGGACAACTTCCTGGTGCAGGTAGTGGATGGACCAACCCGAGGTGAAGCCTGACTGGATCTGGTGCTCACTAATGCAGAGGAGAGCATCAGAGaggttaagattggaggcagccCGGGCTGTAGAGACCGTGCCTTGGTGGAGTTTGTGATCTGGAGGAACGCGGGCCTGCCAAAAAGCAGGGTTAGGACCCTGTgcttcaggagagcaaacttcCGACTGctcaaggaactgctgagtggGATCCCCTGGGAAATGTGTCCTTAAGGGcatgggcacagagcagagctggcagctctttaaggacacccTTCTGAGGGCGCaacagctctccatcccccagcagaagaaatggagcAGGGGAGGCAGGCGACCGTGGTGGCTGTGCAAGGACCTGCAGCtgaaactgcaggaaaagagggaaaCGCACAGAGAGTGGAAGCAGGGTTGTGTATCCTGGGAGGAATGCAGGgctgttgtgtgtgtgtgtagagaTAGGATTAGGAGAGCCAAGGcgcagatggagctgaacttggtgGGGGATGTGAAGGATAACAAGAAggggttctacaggtacatgggaagaaagagacaggccaaggagagtGTTCCCCCTCTGATGAAAGGCTATGGGGAGCTGGCTTCGTCAGACGTAGgaaaagctgaggtgctgaaagagtgctttgcctcagtcaTCACAGGTAGTCAGGCTTCCTGTGTCTGCCAAGGCCAGGAGCCTCCAGATGAGGGTGTGGGGAGCGGTTTGtgtcccactgtaacagtggaacaagtccGAGTCCTCCTCATGCAATGGAACGTGTTTAAGTGCATGGGGCCGGATGATAtccatcccagggttctgaaagagatgtggttgccaagctgctctccatcacatttgaaaaatcatggctgtctggtgaagtccccggtgactggaaaaaggggaACGTTTTTATAGAATCCCATTTttaagggaagggagaaaggaagacccagggaagtgcaggct containing:
- the LOC125685454 gene encoding uncharacterized protein LOC125685454, coding for METQPRMRCRRGDGFRRRHEGGRAVAWQRSPHARPEVRGGDHGQPHEDALRHVRHPAVCCTDRVCDGSACAGSGRHQSVSEDSFFMDPFQKEIFGIEAVEERVKPGAVPVERTSGTELPHHCLSKETDAVPIPALHMERCVGFTPELMSVSTCLLHLNTCLSLPDISPLVLHSYILAVLASFPRRKDWSSLSTSPLEEELQKIPDPVSNMCLADGVFGRSVAWNATSMEASFVAVDSESDFSPCAHDGTRLVQAIRCRPKRPVCSGTASCILPSTSQALCKTQVCELGLELMVQICLCSWVRK